Proteins from a single region of Pseudomonas fulva:
- a CDS encoding DUF4272 domain-containing protein: protein MSRSCQTSLTPEARKQASIARLEAAGIPYIEHLPMIEDASEVRVRSAEEIARRAIACLIAIQAACDRQAGQYTPDTARWCQELLEQYGIAELTHQEARILGNEGGDQDVVNMVWKYEAYWVLLWALGVVEELDFPDHAIDCDFAIQAVAQHPDFATFMAQTKRRDIASILDEADLIYRYHWACVDARLKQAPMPAGLNPSVVMERHAALNWLIDNDGQDDWDNPDVST, encoded by the coding sequence ATGAGCCGATCTTGCCAAACCAGCCTGACGCCCGAGGCGCGCAAGCAAGCCTCCATCGCCCGCCTCGAGGCAGCCGGCATTCCCTATATCGAGCACCTGCCGATGATCGAGGATGCCAGCGAGGTGCGCGTGCGCAGCGCCGAGGAAATTGCCCGTCGCGCCATCGCCTGCCTGATCGCCATCCAGGCCGCCTGCGACCGCCAGGCCGGTCAGTACACGCCAGATACCGCCCGGTGGTGCCAGGAGCTGCTGGAGCAGTACGGCATCGCCGAGCTGACGCACCAGGAAGCACGCATCCTCGGCAACGAGGGCGGCGATCAGGATGTGGTCAACATGGTGTGGAAGTACGAGGCCTACTGGGTACTGCTGTGGGCGCTGGGCGTGGTGGAGGAACTGGACTTCCCGGACCACGCCATCGATTGCGACTTCGCCATCCAGGCCGTGGCCCAGCACCCGGACTTCGCTACCTTCATGGCACAGACGAAACGGCGCGACATCGCCAGCATTCTCGACGAAGCCGATCTGATCTACCGCTACCACTGGGCCTGCGTGGATGCCCGCCTGAAGCAGGCGCCCATGCCGGCCGGCCTGAACCCCAGCGTAGTCATGGAACGCCACGCCGCCTTAAACTGGCTTATCGACAACGACGGCCAGGACGACTGGGACAACCCGGACGTCAGCACCTGA
- the prmA gene encoding 50S ribosomal protein L11 methyltransferase, producing the protein MPWLQLRLAITPEQAPTYEDALLDVGAVSVTFMDAEDQPIFEPDLGTTPLWSHTHLLALFEADTDADALVAHLQLLTDGALPEHQIERIEDQDWERSWMDGFAPMRFGQRLWIVPSWHEAPQPDAVNLLLDPGLAFGTGTHPTTSLCLQWLDAQPLEGCSVLDFGCGSGILAIAALLLGAPRAVGTDIDPQALEASRDNAGRNGIADERFPVYLPADLPQEPADVVVANILAGPLVSLAPQITSLVKGGGRLALSGILAEQAEEVRAAYAADFELDPTAVQDGWVRISGVRR; encoded by the coding sequence ATGCCCTGGCTACAACTGCGCCTCGCCATCACCCCCGAGCAGGCGCCCACCTATGAAGACGCCCTGCTGGACGTCGGTGCGGTATCCGTGACCTTCATGGACGCCGAAGACCAGCCGATCTTCGAGCCCGATCTGGGTACCACGCCACTGTGGAGCCACACCCATCTGCTCGCCCTGTTCGAGGCCGATACCGACGCCGATGCGCTGGTTGCCCACCTGCAACTGCTGACCGACGGCGCGCTGCCCGAGCACCAGATCGAGCGCATCGAAGATCAGGACTGGGAGCGCAGCTGGATGGACGGCTTCGCGCCGATGCGTTTCGGCCAGCGCCTGTGGATCGTGCCGAGCTGGCACGAAGCGCCGCAGCCGGATGCCGTCAACCTGCTGCTCGATCCGGGCCTGGCGTTCGGCACCGGAACCCACCCGACCACCTCGCTGTGCCTGCAGTGGCTCGACGCCCAGCCGCTGGAAGGCTGCAGCGTGCTGGATTTCGGTTGCGGCTCGGGCATCCTGGCCATCGCCGCGCTGCTGCTCGGTGCGCCGCGCGCGGTGGGCACCGACATCGACCCACAGGCCCTGGAAGCGTCGCGCGACAACGCCGGGCGCAACGGCATCGCCGACGAGCGCTTTCCCGTCTACCTGCCGGCCGACCTGCCCCAGGAGCCGGCGGACGTGGTGGTCGCCAATATCCTTGCCGGCCCGCTGGTCAGCCTGGCGCCGCAGATCACCAGCCTGGTCAAGGGCGGCGGCCGCCTGGCGCTGTCGGGCATCCTCGCCGAACAGGCCGAGGAGGTGCGCGCCGCCTACGCCGCCGACTTCGAGCTCGACCCGACCGCCGTGCAGGACGGCTGGGTGCGCATCAGCGGCGTTCGCCGTTAG
- a CDS encoding DUF3426 domain-containing protein, which yields MTESFVTQCPNCSTSFRVNLAQLAVAQGSVRCGACLQVFNAARQLREQGHHIPDMRAAAPAAPKPPAPAPAPAPAPAPAPAPAPSIAAAPPLPAKPAGKPDDGTLWIHDDLDLDDLDLDEELAKLEAQEQQLSRQFLELDLPTRQTPRFDDQDDDEPGEDERWAEALLRDDPPVSKLELEPLAERQTSSIDFGKPPTSTQPPEQVPPLPKTPGLRDVLAPTKPVVASRDEDEPLFSLNAQRDDEPEPDPVIDAHEDDEPETPPLAPSKTQKTRPRAEPNLRGEALFELEEEPLQLDWRPPRKPWGRWIGWGLLNLLAATALAGQYVIYHYAELARQDQYRPWFEQVCPTLGCTLPSKVDIDQIKSSNLVVRSHPEFSGALVVDAILYNRASFSQPFPLLEMRFADINGQLIASRRFKPSEYLAGELAGQAEMPPQTPIHIALDILDPGARAVNYSLNFHSPE from the coding sequence ATGACCGAAAGCTTCGTGACCCAATGCCCGAACTGCAGCACCAGTTTCCGCGTGAACCTGGCCCAGCTCGCCGTCGCCCAGGGCTCGGTACGCTGCGGCGCCTGCCTGCAGGTGTTTAATGCCGCGCGTCAGTTGCGCGAACAGGGTCATCACATTCCGGACATGCGTGCCGCCGCACCGGCAGCGCCAAAGCCACCTGCACCTGCACCTGCACCTGCACCTGCACCTGCACCTGCACCTGCACCTGCACCGAGCATTGCAGCGGCTCCTCCGCTGCCCGCCAAGCCGGCCGGCAAGCCTGATGACGGCACGCTGTGGATTCACGACGACCTGGATCTCGATGATCTGGACCTCGACGAAGAACTGGCCAAGCTCGAAGCCCAGGAACAGCAGCTGTCGCGCCAGTTCCTCGAACTCGACCTGCCGACCCGGCAAACGCCGCGCTTCGACGACCAGGACGATGACGAACCTGGCGAAGACGAACGCTGGGCCGAAGCCCTGCTGCGTGACGACCCGCCGGTCAGCAAGCTGGAGCTCGAGCCGCTCGCCGAGCGCCAGACATCCAGTATCGATTTCGGCAAACCGCCGACCAGCACCCAGCCGCCGGAGCAGGTGCCGCCGCTACCCAAGACGCCCGGCCTGCGTGATGTACTCGCGCCCACCAAGCCCGTCGTCGCCAGCCGTGACGAGGACGAGCCGCTTTTCAGCCTCAACGCGCAGCGCGATGACGAGCCCGAACCCGATCCGGTTATTGACGCGCACGAAGACGATGAGCCGGAAACACCGCCACTCGCGCCGTCGAAAACCCAGAAAACCCGCCCACGCGCCGAGCCGAATCTGCGCGGCGAAGCCCTGTTCGAGCTCGAAGAGGAACCGCTGCAGCTCGACTGGCGGCCACCGCGCAAACCCTGGGGCCGCTGGATCGGCTGGGGCCTGCTCAACCTGCTGGCGGCCACCGCGCTGGCCGGGCAATACGTGATCTATCACTACGCCGAACTGGCCCGCCAGGATCAGTACCGCCCCTGGTTCGAGCAGGTCTGCCCGACCCTCGGCTGCACCCTGCCGTCCAAGGTCGACATCGACCAGATCAAGAGCAGCAACCTGGTGGTGCGCAGCCACCCGGAATTCAGCGGCGCCCTGGTCGTAGATGCGATCCTCTACAATCGTGCGTCGTTCTCGCAGCCATTTCCACTGCTGGAGATGCGTTTCGCCGATATCAACGGGCAGTTGATCGCCAGCCGCCGCTTCAAGCCTAGCGAGTACCTGGCGGGCGAGCTGGCCGGCCAGGCGGAAATGCCACCGCAGACGCCCATCCACATCGCCCTGGACATCCTCGACCCCGGTGCCCGGGCGGTGAACTACAGCCTCAACTTCCACTCGCCGGAGTAG
- the dusB gene encoding tRNA dihydrouridine synthase DusB, with amino-acid sequence MSALSIGPYTLPNRLILAPMAGVTDQPFRQLCRRLGAGMVVSEMVTSDVRLWNTRKSSLRMIHSGDPEPRSVQIAGGDPQMLAEAARANVQLGAQIIDINMGCPAKKVCNKAAGSALLKDQPLVQAILEAVVAAVDVPVTLKIRTGWDRQNKNGVEVARIAEQSGIVALAVHGRTRADLYTGEAEYDTIAAIKQAISIPVLANGDIDSPEKAAQVLAATGADGLLIGRAAQGRPWIFREIEHYLRTGAHCPAPALAEIERILLEHLAALHAFYGDVMGVRIARKHVGWYLATLPGAREFRAQFNRLDSQEAQCASVRQFFGERYNDEKEAAA; translated from the coding sequence ATGTCGGCGCTAAGCATCGGCCCCTATACATTGCCCAATCGACTGATCCTGGCCCCCATGGCCGGCGTCACCGATCAGCCATTCCGGCAACTGTGCCGGCGCCTCGGCGCCGGCATGGTCGTGTCCGAAATGGTCACCAGCGATGTGCGCCTGTGGAACACGCGCAAGTCGAGCCTGCGCATGATCCACAGCGGCGATCCGGAGCCACGCTCCGTGCAGATCGCCGGTGGCGACCCGCAGATGCTCGCCGAGGCGGCCCGCGCCAATGTGCAGCTGGGCGCCCAGATCATCGACATCAACATGGGCTGCCCGGCCAAGAAGGTGTGCAACAAGGCGGCGGGTTCCGCCCTGCTCAAGGACCAGCCGCTGGTGCAGGCGATCCTCGAAGCGGTGGTCGCCGCCGTCGACGTCCCGGTCACCCTGAAGATCCGCACAGGCTGGGACCGACAGAACAAGAACGGCGTCGAGGTCGCGCGCATCGCCGAGCAGAGCGGCATCGTCGCCCTGGCCGTGCACGGCCGCACCCGCGCCGACCTGTACACCGGCGAGGCGGAGTACGACACCATCGCCGCGATCAAGCAGGCCATATCGATTCCGGTACTGGCCAATGGCGACATCGACTCGCCGGAAAAGGCCGCCCAGGTGCTGGCCGCCACCGGTGCCGATGGCCTGCTGATCGGCCGGGCGGCCCAGGGCCGCCCATGGATTTTCAGAGAAATTGAGCATTACCTGCGCACCGGAGCCCATTGCCCGGCCCCTGCGCTGGCCGAGATCGAACGCATTCTGCTCGAGCACCTGGCCGCCCTGCACGCCTTCTACGGCGATGTCATGGGCGTACGCATCGCTCGCAAGCATGTGGGCTGGTACCTCGCGACGCTGCCCGGCGCCCGCGAATTCCGTGCCCAGTTCAATCGTCTGGACAGCCAGGAGGCGCAATGTGCAAGCGTTCGCCAGTTCTTCGGCGAACGCTACAACGACGAAAAAGAGGCTGCCGCATGA
- the fis gene encoding DNA-binding transcriptional regulator Fis, which produces MTLMNETLGSGIAPVSDNTSLKQHLNTPSEEGQTLRGSVEKALHNYFAHLEGADVTDVYNLVLTEVEAPLLETVMNYVKGNQTKASELLGLNRGTLRKKLKQYDLL; this is translated from the coding sequence ATGACACTGATGAACGAGACTTTAGGAAGTGGGATTGCACCCGTGAGCGACAACACCAGTTTGAAACAGCACCTCAACACACCGAGCGAAGAAGGCCAGACCCTGCGCGGCAGCGTCGAGAAAGCCCTGCACAACTACTTCGCTCACCTTGAGGGCGCAGACGTCACCGACGTCTACAACCTGGTGCTCACCGAGGTGGAAGCGCCGCTCTTGGAGACCGTCATGAACTACGTGAAGGGCAACCAGACCAAGGCCTCCGAACTGTTGGGCCTGAACCGCGGCACCCTGCGCAAGAAGCTCAAGCAGTACGATCTGCTGTAA
- the purH gene encoding bifunctional phosphoribosylaminoimidazolecarboxamide formyltransferase/IMP cyclohydrolase, which yields MTDQTTRLPVRRALISVSDKTGILEFARELVALNVEILSTGGTYKLLKDNGVAAVEVADYTGFPEMMDGRVKTLHPKIHGGILGRRAIDGAVMDEHGIKPIDLVAVNLYPFAATVAKPGCDLADAIENIDIGGPTMVRSAAKNHKDVAIVVNAGDYAAVIDSLKLGGLCYAQRFDLALKAFEHTAAYDGMIANYLGTIDQGRDTLSTEDRSLFPRTFTTQFVKAQDMRYGENPHQQAAFYVEHADEACVATAVQLQGKELSFNNVADTDAALECVKSFVKPACVIVKHANPCGVAVVPEDEGGIRKAYDLAYATDTESAFGGIIAFNRELDGETAKAIVERQFVEVIIAPRISDAAREVVAAKANVRLLACGEWPTERAPGWDYKRVNGGLLVQSRDIGMITADDLKIVTRRAPSEQEVHDLIFAWKVAKFVKSNAIVYAKNRQTVGVGAGQMSRVNSARIAAIKAEHAGLPVPGAVMASDAFFPFRDGIDNAAKAGITAVIQPGGSMRDNEVIAAADEAGIAMVFTGMRHFRH from the coding sequence ATGACCGACCAGACCACCCGCCTCCCCGTCCGCCGTGCGCTGATCAGCGTGTCCGACAAGACCGGCATCCTCGAATTCGCCCGCGAGCTCGTTGCCCTCAACGTGGAAATCCTCTCCACCGGCGGCACCTACAAGCTGCTCAAGGACAACGGCGTGGCAGCGGTGGAAGTGGCCGACTACACCGGTTTCCCGGAAATGATGGACGGCCGGGTAAAGACCCTGCACCCGAAGATCCATGGCGGCATCCTTGGCCGTCGCGCCATTGACGGCGCGGTGATGGACGAGCACGGCATCAAGCCGATCGACCTGGTGGCGGTCAACCTGTACCCCTTCGCCGCCACCGTCGCCAAGCCGGGCTGCGACCTGGCCGATGCCATCGAGAACATCGATATCGGCGGGCCGACCATGGTGCGTTCGGCAGCCAAGAACCACAAGGACGTGGCCATTGTGGTCAACGCCGGCGACTACGCCGCGGTCATCGACTCCCTGAAACTCGGCGGCCTGTGCTATGCCCAGCGCTTCGACCTGGCCCTCAAGGCCTTCGAGCACACCGCCGCCTACGACGGCATGATCGCCAACTACCTGGGCACCATCGACCAGGGCCGCGACACCCTGTCCACCGAAGACCGCAGCCTGTTCCCGCGCACCTTCACCACCCAGTTCGTCAAGGCGCAGGACATGCGCTACGGCGAGAACCCGCACCAGCAAGCGGCGTTCTACGTCGAGCACGCCGACGAAGCCTGCGTGGCCACCGCCGTGCAGCTGCAGGGCAAGGAACTGTCGTTCAACAACGTGGCCGATACCGATGCCGCGCTGGAATGCGTGAAGAGTTTCGTCAAGCCGGCCTGCGTGATCGTCAAGCACGCCAACCCCTGCGGCGTCGCCGTGGTGCCGGAAGACGAGGGCGGCATCCGCAAGGCTTACGACCTGGCCTACGCCACCGACACCGAGTCGGCATTCGGCGGCATCATCGCCTTCAACCGCGAACTGGACGGCGAAACCGCCAAGGCCATCGTCGAGCGCCAGTTCGTCGAAGTGATCATCGCCCCGAGAATCAGCGACGCCGCCCGTGAAGTGGTCGCCGCCAAGGCCAACGTGCGCCTGCTCGCGTGCGGCGAGTGGCCGACCGAACGTGCGCCGGGCTGGGACTACAAGCGGGTCAACGGCGGCCTGCTGGTGCAGAGCCGCGATATCGGCATGATCACCGCCGATGACCTGAAGATCGTCACCCGGCGCGCGCCAAGCGAGCAGGAAGTACATGACCTGATCTTCGCCTGGAAAGTGGCCAAGTTCGTCAAATCCAATGCCATCGTGTACGCCAAGAACCGCCAGACCGTGGGCGTCGGCGCCGGCCAGATGAGCCGCGTCAACTCCGCGCGCATCGCTGCCATCAAGGCCGAGCACGCCGGCCTGCCGGTACCGGGCGCGGTCATGGCCTCGGATGCCTTCTTCCCGTTCCGCGACGGCATCGACAACGCCGCCAAGGCCGGCATCACCGCAGTGATCCAGCCGGGCGGCTCGATGCGCGACAACGAAGTGATCGCCGCCGCCGACGAAGCGGGGATTGCCATGGTGTTCACCGGCATGCGCCACTTCAGGCACTAA